In Leishmania panamensis strain MHOM/PA/94/PSC-1 chromosome 18 sequence, the following proteins share a genomic window:
- a CDS encoding hypothetical protein (TriTrypDB/GeneDB-style sysID: LpmP.18.1240): protein MPLEHINLARNRLSPAGAASPGRGSTSRAETAAGQVGEKFTATQEELLVIQEKMKDPVFSELMHEYMKSLEDPETRREEEAYLEQAEREAREGGDFSFEFVFPRAAFVVELLESSNTAVSAVELKRLGFDTSASTRTAAKPSSARSFLNFCSSEKVKAFTERTTGDAKASNWEVPVSVSQRRVEAYQPVKSSPSASIPAEYVAACDSAVASSSSPSVCVVRDVVFHPSTLALAERSPRFMCFLAEIAVEHINSGYGESNGFRFRRLPSSIVSIGTPLNQTIRSSSRTGGSLFDADPRAPVLTRPTKNLPAVKDSDCSPSTASPSPSTTSAKALTSLGTGGAKGPKGTVSEAAAASATSSKTAALPPYTITHRGSVDISDAWQWRVSDKRVGVPEELIVKLTFAGVRRASVLDIAITPDGQAVRIDPTEGQGRYEGLLVLPFTVEEAPRKAQFDCSRGVLTLTLKVVPPPLPDGAPNAEQLRKALQGETGDAVDECIGEFSEKAAINQQSESQSSHCVPSPSFAEVGVKALAKETAASPASVTPAESPEKTSAEPLLPTPAAPTSRGPELAHIGDQDRVAVMMAQVRAAREAREAAADTVDIEKPDASVPASPSVPTTALCVSVDNGSDKSDEQMQHTAVASASDSAQAEVTAAHEKSQEAIPFIRKAPVTTATLPAADVGDEEGDDIKTMRARQQAWAAMIEAEMQLTRAREEAETLQAAQEAEVQAAKARRKIAAEKELERLTHAAREKRNSLPLSNKYIFSID, encoded by the coding sequence ATGCCACTAGAGCATATCAACCTCGCCCGGAACCGTCTCAgccctgctggtgctgcctcgCCTGGCcgtggcagcaccagcagggcTGAGACGGCGGCAGGGCAGGTCGGCGAGAAATTCACCGCAACCCAGGAGGAACTACTTGTGATCCAGGAAAAGATGAAGGATCCTGTCTTTTCGGAGCTGATGCATGAGTACATGAAGTCATTGGAGGACCCCGAGACACgacgcgaggaggaggcgtaccTAGAACAGGCCGAACGAGAGGCGCGAGAGGGTGGCGATTTCAGCTTCGAGTTTGTATTCCCGCGTGCCGCGTTTGTAGTGGAGCTTCTGGAGTCGTCGAACAcggcggtgtcggcggtggaGCTCAAGAGACTGGGCTTTGACACGTCTgccagcacacgcaccgcagcgaaACCCAGCAGTGCCCGATCTTTTTTGAACTTCTGCTCAAgcgagaaggtgaaggcTTTCACCGAGCGAACCACGGGGGACGCCAAGGCAAGCAACTGGGAGGTACCGGTCTCTGTATCGCAGCGACGCGTGGAGGCGTATCAGCCAGTGAAGTCCAGCCCGTCTGCGTCGATCCCAGCCGAGTACGTAGCAGCGTGTGACAGTGCAGttgcgtcgtcgtcctcaccATCGGTGTGCGTCGTGCGTGATGTCGTGTTCCACCCCTCAACACTCGCCCTGGCAGAGCGTAGCCCGCGCTTCATGTGCTTCTTGGCGGAGATCGCTGTCGAGCACATCAATAGTGGCTATGGCGAGTCGAACGGCTTTCGCTTCCGCCGCCTGCCTAGCAGCATCGTATCCATTGGTACCCCGCTGAACCAAACAATTCGGTCTTCCTCGCGGACGGGCGGGTCGCTATTTGACGCGGACCCACGTGCGCCGGTGCTGACAAGGCCGACGAAGAACTTGCCAGCCGTTAAGGACAGTGACTGCAGCCCAAGCACCGCATCACCATCACCCAGCACGACTTCTGCCAAGGCGTTAACGTCGTTAGGCACTGGTGGCGCGAAGGGACCGAAGGGCACCGTGAgcgaggccgctgctgcctccgcaACCTCGTCGAAgactgcggcgctgccgccgtacACAATCACCCACCGCGGCTCCGTCGACATCAGCGATGCATGGCAGTGGAGGGTTTCGGATAAGCGCGTCGGGGTTCCCGAGGAGCTGATCGTGAAGCTGACGTTTGCAGGGGTGCGGCGAGCTTCAGTGCTGGATATCGCCATTACCCCAGACGGCCAGGCGGTGCGCATCGACCCGACCGAGGGCCAGGGCCGCTACGAAGGGCTGCTCGTGTTGCCCTtcacggtggaggaggcgccccGGAAAGCTCAGTTTGACTGCTCCCGTGGCGTGCTTACGTTGACGCTGAAGGTGGTCCCGCCTCCCCTGCCGGATGGCGCGCCGAacgcggagcagctgcgtaAGGCACTGCAGGGCGAGACAGGCGACGCGGTGGACGAGTGCATAGGTGAATTTTCAGAGAAGGCAGCCATAAATCAACAGTCCGAGTCACAGTCGTCTCATTGTGTGCCAAGTCCCTCGTTTGCTGAGGTGGGGGTGAAGGCACTCGCCAAGGAGACAGCCGCATCACCTGCGTCAGTCACACCTGCTGAATCGCCAGAAAAGACTTCCGCTGAACCACTACTGCCGACCCCCGCTGCACCGACCTCGAGAGGCCCTGAGTTGGCGCACATCGGCGACCAGGATCGtgtggcggtgatgatggcgcAAGTGCGGGCCGCGCGAGAGGCGcgggaggcagcagcggataCCGTCGATATCGAGAAGCCTGATGCCTCGGTACCCGCATCTCCTTCTGTGCCCACCACCGctttgtgtgtttctgtCGACAACGGCAGCGACAAGTCTGACGAGCAGATGCAGCACACGGCTGTCGCTTCTGCGAGTGACAGTGCCCAAGCCGAGGTCACTGCGGCTCACGAGAAGTCACAAGAGGCGATTCCTTTTATTCGCAAAGCTCCGGTGACCACGGCGACCCTGCCGGCCGCCGACGTCGGCGACGAAGAGGGCGACGACATCAAGACTATGCGTGCACGTCAGCAGGCCTGGGCGGCCATGATAGAGGCGGAGATGCAATTGACAAGGGCGCGCGAGGAGGCTGAGACTCTCCAagcggcgcaggaggcagaggtgcaggcgGCCAAAGCTCGGCGTAAGATTgcagcggagaaggagctggagcgaCTTACCCACGCTGCCAGGGAGAAACGGAACTCACTGCCCTTGTCAAACAAGTACATCTTCTCCATTGActag
- a CDS encoding ttaggg binding factor, putative (TriTrypDB/GeneDB-style sysID: LpmP.18.1250) has translation MPLAGPSSIAATLASGNRASAAVQLQRETRHSVGADSATMAKCDDSRGSDGLLTNAKHDVHYFDVLHPILLSHVRRANSDGVLALLSLPSIAESDVFWRTCTYREGLVAAVLIYVMEHTGQLTVPAHLLTLSTPTATAASPPGVLVTSNGPADNSPVCSPESTSQTRRQPSLPSPWPRYSPALVVPSDPVTATDDGLSPTSHSFPITSLAVDDLHTLLHLCSREGAEAPALDEGHQSVPSPQEHMYEGSAERPFILDRRHPPALATLLRVGKELRQQRRGSTASRRDAGAFSLPRRPTGALRQEAVDMDLELYIQSVMRRLEAMRGVPKQAEEHNLDGPGVITRKRPRWSDAPAAASVGTSSEGKGSGILTSSDPDPLRDPCGEDIVAVPTNAVDLAALAAVLQEHCHSMVYVNPFNDHPAASAAVVESTDSTAPTATTAIGISSSTSNGSRTNPVHATDITTTGHTTAEAAAAKTSIADLVDAAPEPVSEGAERANKVVIQDSDAQDVPGGLDAVALLRRIPAISATRWVLPSDERNTSGTGETGSGARDPLLAPSATATGRRVGAGQRHPTGAAAPASADSLPLLKPLPSSPTHTAAVERQTNATEEQARVSAAIRAFDVFTAALEQSAGPTAGTSAGSLQSTCAPTAPLSSLSTGNLSSRRTAARLVTPGAIHSRPPGPRLPPPPRSSSTSEVRRRYKFSPQEDAAILHGVARYGQMSGSFQYILHAYRSVWRAGRTALHLYDHWRGALRRRAVAAASEEVPSHTDTNALNEALHDEDEAMSMSPIHPATPDKQDLSSDIEDFSDAS, from the coding sequence ATGCCTCTTGCAGGTCCATCCTCTATTGCTGCCACCCTGGCCAGCGGCAACAGGGCAAGCGCGGCGGTTCAACTGCAGCGAGAGACGCGGCACAGTGTCGGTGCCGACTCTGCCACCATGGCCAAATGCGATGACTCTCGTGGAAGTGACGGACTCCTGACAAATGCCAAACACGATGTACACTACTTCGATGTGCTTCATCCAATCCTTCTGAGTCATGTGCGCCGAGCCAACAGCGACGGTGTGCTGGCGCTCCTGTCGCTTCCAAGTATAGCGGAGAGCGACGTTTTCTGGCGCACATGTACGTATCGTGAGGGGCTGGTGGCCGCCGTGCTAATTTACGTCATGGAACACACGGGGCAACTGACCGTCCCGGCACACCTACTCACTCTGTCGACGCCCACAGCTACCGCTGCTAGCCCTCCTGGCGTACTCGTGACCTCCAATGGTCCTGCTGACAACTCTCCAGTTTGTTCACCGGAGTCAACCTCGCAGACGAGGCggcagccgtcgctgccatCGCCATGGCCTCGCTATTCTCCAGCTCTAGTAGTGCCGTCTGACCCCGTCACTGCGACTGATGATGGGCTCTCGCCGACGTCCCACTCATTTCCGATTACCTCCCTTGCTGTCGATGACCTTCACACACTGCTGCATCTCTGCTCACGCGAAGGGGCCGAGGCTCCGGCATTGGACGAAGGGCACCAGAGTGTTCCTTCACCGCAGGAGCACATGTACGAGGGGAGCGCAGAGAGACCATTCATTCTCGATCGACGTCACCCGCCCGCGCTTGCGACACTTCTTCGAGTAGGCAAGGAGctacgacagcagcgccgcggcagcaccgcatcgaGAAGAGATGCAGGGGCTTTCAGCCTGCCGCGTCGGCCGACTGGGGCCCTGCGACAAGAAGCAGTGGATATGGATCTGGAGCTGTACATACAAAGCGTTATGCGTCGATTGGAGGCCATGCGGGGTGTGCCGAAGCAAGCGGAAGAGCACAACCTTGATGGTCCTGGCGTGATCACGCGCAAGCGACCTCGATGGAGCGATGCACCGGCAGCTGCATCGGtcggcaccagcagcgaaggCAAGGGGAGCGGGATTCTGACATCATCCGATCCTGATCCACTCCGTGACCCGTGTGGAGAGGACATAGTAGCAGTACCCACGAATGCAGTGGACCTCGCGGCGcttgcggcggtgctgcaggagcatTGTCATAGCATGGTTTACGTGAACCCGTTCAATGACCACCCCgctgcgtcagcggcagtggtggagagcACAGATAGCACCGCCCCAACTGCCACAACCGCTATCGGCATATCTAGTAGCACCAGCAATGGCAGTCGGACCAACCCCGTACATGCAACAgacatcaccaccaccgggcacaccactgccgaggcggcggcagctaAGACCTCAATCGCTGATCTAGTGGATGCTGCTCCGGAGCCTGTTTCCgaaggcgcagagagagccAATAAGGTTGTCATCCAGGACAGCGACGCGCAGGACGTGCCTGGCGGGCTCGACGCtgtggcgttgctgcgccgcattCCCGCCATCAGCGCTACGCGCTGGGTGTTGCCGAGTGATGAGCGTAACACCAGCGGTACTGGTGAAACTGGTAGTGGGGCACGAGATCCTCTTTTAGCCCCCTCTGCCACGGCTACAGGGCGGCGGGTCGGAGCGGGACAGCGACACCCcactggtgcggctgcgcctgCTTCGGCGGACTCATTGCCCTTATTAAAGCCACTGCCATCCTCCCCGACTCAtacggcggcagtggagcgGCAGACCAATGCCACTGAGGAGCAGGCCCGCGTCTCTGCAGCCATTCGAGCTTTTGACGTCTTCACCGCAGCGCTTGAGCAGTCGGCCGGCCCCACAGCCGGCACTTCGGCTGGCTCGCTGCAGTCCACATGTGCGCCGACTGCGCCTTTGTCGTCTTTGTCTACTGGTAACCTCAGCAGCCGTCGTACCGCAGCGCGACTCGTGACGCCGGGTGCCATTCACTCGCGGCCTCCAGGACCAcgactgccaccaccgcctcggtCGTCTTCGACCTCTGAAGTTCGGCGCCGCTACAAGTTCAGTCCGCAAGAAGACGCCGCCATCCTCCATGGAGTAGCGCGCTATGGGCAAATGAGCGGGTCCTTCCAGTACATCTTGCACGCCTACCGGAGCGTGTGGCGGGCTGGTCGAACGGCGCTGCACCTGTATGACCACTGGCGTGGCGCactgcgtcggcgcgctgttgcggctgccAGTGAGGAAGTGCCGAGCCATACAGACACGAACGCGCTGAACGAAGCGCTTCATGATGAGGATGAGGCAATGAGCATGTCTCCCATACATCCTGCAACGCCGGACAAGCAGGACCTAAGCTCCGACATCGAGGACTTCTCTGATGCTTCGTGA
- a CDS encoding mitochondrial carrier protein, putative (TriTrypDB/GeneDB-style sysID: LpmP.18.1260), whose protein sequence is MSREAASAPKAAAPPLPLWQSLAVSGFAGMFGWCFTHPFEMWKNTVMMAPPGTSQLDSLKVTAKRGFYTGLSSGLMRQMVYTTARLGCYPAFRDGILQCEVALGLKKSADPAGTTVLERALAGASAGVFASFLSSPVEVCLVLQTTNKGKERLSMLQASRMVLKSRGIPGLWSGFGALASRAAMVGVSQVAVHDQVLTMLRSHNVKRPSPLNDNLVINVASVITALFYSLVTMPMEVARVRMSAEAKLGAGVEKKYRNAVQCIGRIFKEEGVLAMYDSYLPYFGRCAIHTVLCFFAIEYVTRAMRERRER, encoded by the coding sequence ATGTCTCGGGAGGCCGCTTCAGCAcccaaggcggcggcaccgccccTCCCGCTCTGGCAGTCGCTCGCCGTGTCAGGCTTCGCCGGCATGTTTGGTTGGTGCTTCACGCACCCCTTCGAGATGTGGAAAAACacggtgatgatggcgcCGCCCGGCACGAGCCAGCTGGATTCCTTAAAAGTGACGGCGAAGAGGGGCTTCTACACGGGCCTGTCGAGCGGCCTGATGCGCCAGATGGTCTACACAACTGCTCGTCTGGGCTGCTACCCAGCTTTTCGCGACGGCATCCTGCAATGTGAGGTTGCGCTGGGGCTGAAGAAGTCCGCGGACCCTGCTGGGACGACGGTGCTTGAGCGCGCTCTCGCCGGCGCGTCTGCTGGCGTCTTCGCCTCCTTCCTGTCCTCTCCGGTGGAGGTGTGCCTTGTTCTGCAGACCACGAACAAGGGTAAGGAGAGGCTGTCCATGCTGCAGGCCTCCAGGATGGTTCTGAAGAGCCGCGGCATCCCTGGTCTGTGGAGCGGCTTTGGCGCCCTCGCGTCGCGTGCGGCGATGGTAGGGGTGTCGCAGGTGGCGGTGCACGACCAGGTGCTGACGATGCTGCGCAGTCACAACGTGAAGCGCCCGAGCCCGCTCAACGACAACCTCGTCATCAACGTTGCGAGTGTGATCACGGCCTTGTTTTACAGTCTGGTGACGATGCCAATGGAGGTGGCGCGTGTGCGGATGTCTGCGGAGGCGAAGCTTGGTGCTGGTGTGGAGAAAAAGTACCGCAACGCTGTGCAGTGTATTGGCCGCATCTTcaaggaggagggtgtgCTGGCCATGTACGACTCGTACCTGCCGTACTTTGGCCGCTGTGCGATACACACAGTGTTGTGTTTCTTCGCGATTGAGTACGTTACCCGTGCTATGCGAGAGCGCCGAGAGAGGTAG
- a CDS encoding hypothetical protein (TriTrypDB/GeneDB-style sysID: LpmP.18.1270), with the protein MVHLPIITSTTTTSTSSSSSWSVCNDTEGTTSPPESTTHISLRLRWGVQATELRRVYEIHEEAYPIRYAASYYEWLLNHDACMGLVALATQEMYRKWTERWREAKGNTTKVAAAQTAYSASTSCASAAPSVPPPVSQCSMTADAVQERTLVERTIAEQERIAALKAADRSHKGANNVLNSGEGSDAAAHTVVVGFILGQMAYARHDAGHLLSNPTAYIGSFAVDLPFQTCGVGSVLLERFITYVTQQRPLYAQDYLHYDERKLIALLADAQVKQRTAGVEKLLDGTPTSAAGGVSEGGGDGSRQETNASSDAPPPTSCAALSQSSNPTSGHSSIFKDLLSTYLPELHNWMEDRQARLRLRSCGLTEDEINAQRLRDRLAPDVLTDEEADEVRRKARRFVVQTGVRDVWLHCLPGNIKATTFYAHRGFGLHRELKGYYDINGVSYDAHLLHYVCGSDEPSALPTASAELSSTLAADTLSEMDRVVEGLEHRKAPEGEETMSTDDAAPLISVTPVSLPPLSSSSTGLRRRRGASRVREDVGLTAADYALAEAARAIIPDPTIATPAAALDVPAGKATPLTQVSLRRASWLSPRTYPMVADIILCAAEKGQEEWRRLTGPKGSDDVAGERLGWREAMREMMFFTNALGLLCAVLWLTYNVLVTGKVE; encoded by the coding sequence ATGGTGCACTTGCCCATCATAACTTCCACCACTACTACAAgcacgtcgtcgtcctcctcctggaGTGTATGCAACGACACGGAAGGGACTACGTCTCCGCCCGAATCGACCACGCACATCTCCCTCCGACTACGTTGGGGTGTGCAGGCGACGGAGCTCCGCAGAGTGTATGAGATACACGAAGAGGCGTACCCTATCAGGTACGCCGCCTCTTACTACGAGTGGCTGCTGAACCACGACGCCTGTATGGGcctggtggcgctggcgactCAGGAGATGTACAGGAAGTGGACAGAGCGCTggagggaggcgaagggCAACACGACGAAGGTGGCAGCAGCCCAGACGGCATATTCTGCGTCGACATCGTGCGCTTCCGCAGCACCTTCGGTTCCGCCACCAGTCTCGCAGTGCAGCATGACTGCTGATGCTGTGCAGGAACGCACGCTAGTAGAGAGAACCATCgcggagcaggagcgcattGCTGCTCTCAAGGCGGCTGATCGTAGTCACAAGGGTGCCAATAATGTGCTCAACAGCGGTGAAGGCAGCGATGCCGCGGCACACACTGTGGTGGTAGGCTTTATCCTTGGCCAGATGGCCTACGCTCGTCACGACGCTGGCCACCTTCTTTCAAACCCCACTGCCTACATCGGCTCCTTTGCAGTCGACCTGCCCTTTCAGACCTGCGGTGTGGGCAGCGTGTTGTTGGAGCGCTTCATTACGTatgtgacgcagcagcgcccctTATACGCGCAGGACTACTTGCACTATGACGAGCGGAAACTGAttgcgctgctggcggacgCCCAGGTCAAGCAGCGCACGGCAGGGGTGGAGAAGTTGCTTGACGGAACCCCCACTTCCGCAGCGGGTGGCGTATccgagggcggcggcgatggcagccGACAGGAGACAAATGCTTCATCagatgcgccgccgccgacttCCTGCGCCGCGCTATCTCAGTCATCGAACCCCACCTCAGGCCACTCCTCCATCTTCAAGGATCTCCTCTCCACGTACCTGCCAGAGCTGCATAACTGGATGGAAGATCGGCAAGCGCGCCTCCGACTGCGGAGTTGTGGTCTCACCGAGGACGAGATTAACGCGCAGCGCTTGCGTGATCGACTGGCACCCGATGTGCTcacagacgaggaggcggacgagGTACGCAGAAAGGCACGTCGCTTTGTTGTCCAGACTGGTGTGCGAGACGTCTGGTTGCACTGTCTGCCTGGTAATATCAAAGCCACCACCTTCTACGCCCACCGCGGCTTTGGGCTGCACCGCGAGCTGAAGGGGTACTACGACATAAATGGCGTTTCATACGATGCCCACCTCCTGCATTACGTCTGTGGAAGTGATGAGCCCAGTGCCTTGCCTACTGCATCGGCGGAGCTCTCCTCTACGTTGGCGGCTGACACGCTGAGTGAGATGGACCGTGTGGTGGAGGGGCTGGAGCACCGTAAGGCCccggagggggaggaaacgATGAGCACAGATGACGCCGCTCCCTTGATCTCTGTAACACCTGTGTCTTTGCCCCCGTTGTCATCGTCATCGACGGGtctgcgccgtcgccgtggcgCATCCCGAGTGCGGGAGGACGTCGGCCTGACAGCAGCCGATTATGCTCTCGCTGAGGCGGCCAGAGCCATAATACCAGACCCTACCATCGccacccctgctgctgcgttaGACGTACCCGCGGGGAAGGCCACCCCGTTGACGCAGGTGTCTCTGCGAAGGGCCTCATGGCTGTCTCCTCGCACGTACCCCATGGTGGCTGATATCATTCTCTGCGCGGCGGAGAAGGGTCAGGAGGAGTGGCGACGCCTCACAGGCCCTAAAGGCTCTGATGATGTGGCAGGGGAGCGGCTGGGGTGGCGGGAAGCGATGCGCGAGATGATGTTTTTCACCAACGCCTTGGGCCTTCTATGCGCGGTACTGTGGCTCACCTACAACGTTCTCGTGACGGGCAAGGTGGAGTAG